GCGGCCATCGACGGGCTGTTGAGAACCGAGCTCGGGTTCGACGGCCTCGTCTTCACGGATTCGCTGACGATGGGGGCGGTGGCGTCCCTGGGCATCGTCGAGGCCACCCGGCTGGCGCTGGTCGCGGGTGCCGATGTCGCCATCGTCTCCAGGGTGGCCGACGTACCACCGCTGATCGACGGCCTCGTCGCGGCGGTCGATGCCGGCAGCCTCGACGGCGCGGTGATCGACGACTCCGTGGCCCGGGTGTTCGCCGCGAAGGGTCTGGATCCCTGCGACGTCGCACCCGGGGTGTTCACAGGTGGGTGAGTGGGCCGCCTGGGGCTCGAACCCAGCACCTTGAGATTAAAAGTCTCCTGCTCTACCCGATGAGCTAGCGGCCCGGCGTAAGGGTAGTGCCGCCCGCCTCGCACACTCCGGCCCGCCGGGCTCCACCAGCGTCCCCGGCGCCCAATATGGTGTCGCGGTGCCAACCGCCCGTCGAAGCGTCACCGCAGGAGTCGCCGTCGTCGCTGCCGGAGCGGGTGCGGTGGTCGCGGCGCTCTCGGACCCGACCCGCAAGGCCCAGGCACAGCGCTGGATGCGGATCTCCCGGCTGTCCGCACGCCGGGCGGTCACCTACGCGTCGACCAGGGTCCGCGGCCGCAACGCCGACGAGGAACGCCGCCGGGAGTTGGATTCGCAGTTCGTCATCCGCACCGCCGAGGACGTCACCCGTGAGCTCGGCCAGATGAAGGGCGCGGTCATGAAGGTCGGGCAGCTCATGTCCTTCATCGTCGAGGGGCTCCCGGAGGCTGCCAAGGAGTCGCTCGCCAGCCTCCAGGCGGACGTTCCGCCGATGGCGCCGTCTCTGGCCGCTGAGGTCATCGCCACCGAACTCGGCGATCTGCCCGAGAAGATCTTCCTCGACTGGGAGCCCGTCCCACGCGCGGCCGCCTCCATCGGTCAGGTCCACAAGGCGGTGCTGCGCGACGGTCGTGAGGTCGCCGTCAAGGTCCAGTACCCCGGTGCCGGCGATGCCATCCGGGGTGACCTCGCGAACGCGAAGGTCCTCACGCGGGCGTTCTCGATGTTCGCCTTCAAGTCGCTCGACGTCGAGACCATGGTCACCGAGTTGCAGGCCCGCATGGGCGAGGAGCTCGACTACGAGCTCGAAGCCTCGCGCCAGGACCGGTTCCACCACCGCTACCGCGACCACCCGTTCCTGGCGGTACCACGGGTCATCGACGAGTTCACCACCGGCAGGGTCCTGACCTCCGAGTGGGTCGACGGCATGTCCTGGTCCGAGTTCGAGGCCTACGCCGGCCACGACCTCCGCCAACGCACCGGCGAGGCCCTGTTCCGGTTCCAGCAGGGCGCCATCTACCGGGCCCACGAGTTCAACGCCGACCCACATCCCGGCAACTACCGTTTCTGGCCCGACGGCCGGATCACGCTGCTCGACTTCGGGTTGGTCAAGCAGTGGACCGAGGAGGAGCGGGCCTCGCTGTGGCCGATCATCGATCCGCTGCTGGACCGTGACGTCGAGGCCACCGTGAGCTGCCTCGTGGCGGCCGGCTTCCTGGTACCCGACCACGGTCTCGACCCCCAGCACGTCTTCGAGTACGTGTCGACGCCCTACGAGCCGTTCCTGGTCGAGGAGTTCACCTTCACGCGTGAGTTCACGAAGGCGGCGCTGAGTCGCATCGCGGACCTCAACGGCCCGTACGCGGACGTGATCAACTCGATGACCCTCCCGTCGTCGTTCGTGCTGCTCGACCGGGTGGTCTGGGGAATCGCGGCGATACTCGGCCGCCTCGAGGCGACCAACCGCTGGCGCGGCATCCTCGCGGAGTACCGCGCTGAGGCGGAGCCGTGTACGGAGTTGGGCCGGTTGGAAGCGGCCTGGTTGGCTGACCGTCGCGGCTGGTGACAGGGGCGGTTGCGGGAGACGCAGCCGTCAGATCTGGGCCGGCGTGGTGGCGCGTCGGTCGTTCTCGTCGATGAGCTCCACCCGTTCGCCCAACTCGACAGCGTCCGCGGTCACCATGACCCACCGGCCCGCCAGGTTCGGGACGCGTACCCAGCTGTGGCCGTCCCGGCGTTCCAGTGCGTTGATGACCCCGCCGTGGGTGACGACGAGCATCGGCCCGGGGGCGCCCGAGGCGATGTCGCGCAGCGCCGTCGTGACGCGCCCGACGAGGTGGGCGTCGTGTTCGTAGCCGGGGGGGCGTCGTCCCTCGTGGAGGTAGCGGGGCCACCGGACTTCGATCTCGCGGCGGGTGAGTCCCTCCCACGGGCCGGCGGTCCGTTCTCGTAGCCCTTCTTCCACCCGTACCAGATCCTGGCCGGTCTCGGCAGCGACGATCCGCGCGGTCGTGTGGGCCCGGTCGAGATCGCTGGATGCGATGCCGACGAGATCGCCCATCCTCGCGACCTGTGTCGCGGCGAGCGCGGCCTGTCGTTCCCCCAGTTCCGTCAACGGAGGGTCGGCCTGACCCTGCCAGCGGCCGACGGCATTCCACGTACTCTGGGCGTGGCGGATGAGAAGCAACCGTGTCACGGGGCGACACGCTACCGGCCGCGTCGTGAGCAGTTCGTCGCCGCCCTGCGGAGCCGTAGGATCTGGTCATGGCCACGCTGCGACTCTTCGCGTCGATCCGGGAAGCCGCCGGCACGGGGACCGAGGAGATCGACGCCCCGACGGTCGGTGCCGTGATCGACGCGGCGAGCGAACGCTATGGCCCCGGATTCACTGCGCTGTTGGGAACGTGCCGGATCTGGCTCAACGGCGAGCCCGCCGACCGGTCCGACATCGTGGGTGTCGGCGACGAGGTCGCCGTGCTGCCGCCGGTCTCGGGTGGGGCCTGAGCGGGCGCAGTCCCGCCCGGCGCTAGCCTGATCATCCGGATGGAACCGGGCATCGACACCATCATCTCGGAAGGCTTCGTAGCGGGCCTGGCCGACCTCCCCCTCGAAGAGGTCCGCGCCCGTCGCACCGCTGCGCAGCGCTTCGAGAACGCCGTGTCCTACGTGCGTCGTCTCGCCCACGGCCGCCTCGACATCCTCGGTTCCGAGGTCGCCCGGCGCGACGACGGCGCGGGCGTGTTCGAGGACCTCGTGGGGGCACTGCGGTCCTCTCTCGGCGGGGGTGCGCAGAGCCGTACCGCTCCCGAGTTCGGCCTGCCGGCGCGCGCCCCCCAGGACCTCGAACCGACGGCGGAGGCCGACCCGCTGGTGGCCGACCTCGACGTCGCCGTCAGCCCGGGTCTGATCTCCGCCGTGGCAGAGGCCTCCGATGAGGAACTCGCCGCGGCTCTGGTGCGACTCAACGCGTTCGAGGACTCGATCTCCGCCCGCCGCCGGGCGCTGCACGAGACGTTGGACGCCCTCCAGGCCGAAATCGTCCGGCGTTACCGAGACGACGGTGTCGACGTGAGCTCGGTTCTCGGCCGGTGAGTTCGCTGGATCCGTGCGCGGGCGAAGGGACGGACCGCCCGACGCGTGTCGCTGTCCTGTCGCTGCACACCTCCCCGCTCGTGCAACCTGGATCGGGGGACAGCGGCGGAATGAACGTCTACGTCCGTGAGCTCGTCGCTGCGCTCGCCCACGTGGGGGTGTGCGGCACCGTGTATGTCCGGCGGTGGTCCCGGGACCTCCCCCGGGTCGTCGGCGTCGAGCCGGGCGTACGTGTGGTCCACGTCGACGCAGGCCATCCGGATCTCCCCAAAGAGGAACTTCCCGGGATCGTCGACGCCTTCACCCGTGGGGTGGTGGACGACATCGTCGCCACGGGCGGTACCGATGCCGTCCACGCGAACTACTGGCTGTCGGGTGTCGCCGGTCACGCCATCAAGCACGAACTCGATCTGCCCCTGGTGTCGACGTTCCACACCCTCGCGCGCGTCAAGGCCGAGAACGGCGACCTCGAACCGCACAGGCGTGTGGCCGAGGAGACCCGTGTCGTGGCCTGCAGCGACCGGATCACGGCGTCCTGTGTCGCCGAGGCCCACCAGCTCCAGCGCCTCTACGGGGCCCCGGCCGACCGGATCGAGTTGGTCGCCCCGGGTGTCGACCATGCGCTGTTCTCGCCTGGCGACCGCACCGCGGCGCGCCGCGCGCTGGGCCTCGACGACCGCCCGACACTTCTGTTCGTCGGGCGTATCCAACCCCTGAAGGGTCTCGGCGTCGCGGTGGCCGCCCTGGCTGCCCTGGAGGACGAGACGGCCCGCCTGGTGGTCGTCGGTGGCCCGTCGGGCCCCGACGGGCCGGAGGAGTTCGCACGGGTGTTGGATCTGATCGCCGCGCACGGTCTCGCCGATCGGGTGGTGTTCGTCCGACCTCAGCCCCATCACCTCCTGTCGACCTACTACCGCGCGGCCGACGTCTGTGTCGTGCCTTCCCGCAGCGAGTCCTTCGGCCTCGTCGCCCTCGAGGCGTCGGCGTGCGGCACCCCGGTCGTGGCGGCTGCCGTCGGCGGTCTGCGGACGCTCGTCGACCACGGCCGCACGGGGTTCCTCGTGGAGTCGCGTGATCCGGCGCGCTACGGGGCCTTCATCGACGAGATTCTCGCCAACCCGATCGTCGCCGCCGAGATGGCGATGGACGCCGCCAGCGCCGCCCGGGCCTACACGTGGTCGACGACGGCGGAGCGGCTTGCGGGCGTGTACCGCGAGCTCACGAGTTCCCAACTCGTCGACTGCGCGATGTAGGGGGCTGGGCGCACCTGTGCGGGTTCGCCCATGATGCATCCCATGAACGTCGATCGCCCGCCATCGAACCAGGACCTCGACCGTGTCGAGGGCGTCATCGCCCGCTGGGCTGCCACCCAGGAGGCGGAGAACCCGGCGGTCGTCGCCGCAGAGCGCGGTGAGCCCGGGCAGCGGCGCTGGTACCTGCGACTCCGCGGTGAGAGCCGGGACGTGTTCACGGTCTGGCTGACCGTGCGCCAACGGACGCTGCGTCATGAGACCTACTTCATGCCGCCCCCGGCCACGAACGCGCAGCGCCTCTACGCCCACCTCCTGGGTCGCAACCACGCGCTGCGTTCGATGCGTTTCTCCATCGGCGACGAGGATGCCGTGTTCGTCGTCGGGGAGTTCGCCGTCGACGACGTGGACGAGACGAGCCTGGATCGGATGCTCGGCGGTGTCTATCAGGTGGTGGAACAGAACTTCACGGCGGCGATGCGGATCGGATACGAGGGGACCTTCCGGGGCTGATTCAGAATCTCTTGCACTTTCAGTCTATTTCCATCTACTCTGATCTCCGTCCGGAGGGCTCGGGGTCGCTTGGGGAAGAGGCACCGGCCCCTCTGGACGCTCCCGCGCCGGTGTCGGAGGGGCGTTATTTGGA
This region of Acidimicrobiales bacterium genomic DNA includes:
- a CDS encoding AarF/ABC1/UbiB kinase family protein translates to MPTARRSVTAGVAVVAAGAGAVVAALSDPTRKAQAQRWMRISRLSARRAVTYASTRVRGRNADEERRRELDSQFVIRTAEDVTRELGQMKGAVMKVGQLMSFIVEGLPEAAKESLASLQADVPPMAPSLAAEVIATELGDLPEKIFLDWEPVPRAAASIGQVHKAVLRDGREVAVKVQYPGAGDAIRGDLANAKVLTRAFSMFAFKSLDVETMVTELQARMGEELDYELEASRQDRFHHRYRDHPFLAVPRVIDEFTTGRVLTSEWVDGMSWSEFEAYAGHDLRQRTGEALFRFQQGAIYRAHEFNADPHPGNYRFWPDGRITLLDFGLVKQWTEEERASLWPIIDPLLDRDVEATVSCLVAAGFLVPDHGLDPQHVFEYVSTPYEPFLVEEFTFTREFTKAALSRIADLNGPYADVINSMTLPSSFVLLDRVVWGIAAILGRLEATNRWRGILAEYRAEAEPCTELGRLEAAWLADRRGW
- a CDS encoding histidine phosphatase family protein produces the protein MTRLLLIRHAQSTWNAVGRWQGQADPPLTELGERQAALAATQVARMGDLVGIASSDLDRAHTTARIVAAETGQDLVRVEEGLRERTAGPWEGLTRREIEVRWPRYLHEGRRPPGYEHDAHLVGRVTTALRDIASGAPGPMLVVTHGGVINALERRDGHSWVRVPNLAGRWVMVTADAVELGERVELIDENDRRATTPAQI
- a CDS encoding MoaD/ThiS family protein, with amino-acid sequence MATLRLFASIREAAGTGTEEIDAPTVGAVIDAASERYGPGFTALLGTCRIWLNGEPADRSDIVGVGDEVAVLPPVSGGA
- a CDS encoding glycosyltransferase; the encoded protein is MNVYVRELVAALAHVGVCGTVYVRRWSRDLPRVVGVEPGVRVVHVDAGHPDLPKEELPGIVDAFTRGVVDDIVATGGTDAVHANYWLSGVAGHAIKHELDLPLVSTFHTLARVKAENGDLEPHRRVAEETRVVACSDRITASCVAEAHQLQRLYGAPADRIELVAPGVDHALFSPGDRTAARRALGLDDRPTLLFVGRIQPLKGLGVAVAALAALEDETARLVVVGGPSGPDGPEEFARVLDLIAAHGLADRVVFVRPQPHHLLSTYYRAADVCVVPSRSESFGLVALEASACGTPVVAAAVGGLRTLVDHGRTGFLVESRDPARYGAFIDEILANPIVAAEMAMDAASAARAYTWSTTAERLAGVYRELTSSQLVDCAM
- a CDS encoding YbjN domain-containing protein gives rise to the protein MNVDRPPSNQDLDRVEGVIARWAATQEAENPAVVAAERGEPGQRRWYLRLRGESRDVFTVWLTVRQRTLRHETYFMPPPATNAQRLYAHLLGRNHALRSMRFSIGDEDAVFVVGEFAVDDVDETSLDRMLGGVYQVVEQNFTAAMRIGYEGTFRG